In Horticoccus luteus, the following proteins share a genomic window:
- a CDS encoding glycosyltransferase family 2 protein, which yields MNAASSTGATTTAGHSIIVPVYNSAKTLPMLVDAVEQAFLQAKTPFEVILVNDGSHDASWSIITELAAGRPWLRGICLFRNYGQHNALLAGLRNARYNVTVTLDDDLQHPPTEIDKLLAALEEDVDVVYGTPAREQHGLFRDLASLITKLALRSAMGAKTAAQTSAFRVFRTDLRQAFANYGSPTVSIDVLLTWATTRFTSVQVLHAPRFEGKSNYTFGKLVRHALNMTTGFSVLPLQFASMMGFAFTALGITVLAYVVGRYMLFGSAVAGFPFLASIIAMFAGVQLFALGVIGEYLARMHFRIMEKPAYTIRGHVSSEQLPRSL from the coding sequence ATGAATGCCGCATCGAGCACCGGGGCAACGACCACAGCTGGTCACTCCATCATCGTCCCCGTTTACAACAGCGCGAAAACGTTGCCTATGCTCGTGGATGCCGTCGAACAGGCGTTCCTGCAGGCGAAAACGCCATTCGAAGTGATTTTGGTAAATGACGGCAGCCATGATGCGAGCTGGAGCATCATCACGGAACTAGCGGCCGGTCGCCCATGGCTGCGAGGGATTTGCCTGTTTCGAAACTACGGGCAACATAACGCACTTCTCGCGGGCCTTCGGAACGCGCGCTACAACGTCACCGTCACTCTGGATGACGATCTACAACATCCGCCGACGGAAATCGACAAGCTCTTGGCCGCGCTGGAGGAGGACGTCGACGTAGTCTATGGCACTCCCGCACGAGAACAACACGGTCTCTTCCGCGATCTGGCCTCTCTTATCACCAAACTCGCCCTGCGGAGCGCCATGGGAGCCAAAACCGCCGCGCAAACAAGCGCCTTCCGTGTTTTTCGGACCGACCTGCGGCAGGCGTTCGCAAACTACGGCAGCCCGACCGTCTCCATCGATGTCCTGCTCACTTGGGCCACTACTCGCTTCACTTCGGTGCAGGTGCTCCATGCTCCACGCTTTGAAGGTAAATCGAATTACACTTTCGGAAAGCTCGTGCGCCATGCACTGAACATGACCACGGGCTTTTCGGTCCTGCCGCTTCAATTCGCCAGCATGATGGGCTTCGCCTTCACCGCTCTCGGCATCACCGTACTGGCTTATGTGGTCGGCCGTTACATGCTCTTCGGCAGCGCGGTCGCCGGGTTCCCATTTCTCGCTTCCATCATAGCCATGTTTGCTGGGGTCCAGCTTTTTGCCCTCGGGGTTATTGGCGAATACCTCGCGCGGATGCATTTCCGCATTATGGAAAAACCGGCGTATACGATTCGGGGCCACGTTTCTTCTGAGCAACTGCCTCGCTCATTATGA
- a CDS encoding class I SAM-dependent methyltransferase produces MNNPQWPHPGNLAEFSFSKLSHFELFRDLPFQSYNVGDPDPTICDLKVYQDYLVYLFIRNNVPPGSRLLEVGGGDSRVLRFLSRDYECWNADKCEGLGNGPTKFISPDYRIVYDYMGSFSPELSDGYFDFVFSISALEHTPEDPTIRENILKDMNRVLKPGGYSLHCFDAILRPGGTSWINGLVPYLYSQISADTLETAISTIQNDANCYVMSQQAYDSNWKPITKDDYSEFGRPFSINVGWPQRSSAR; encoded by the coding sequence ATGAACAATCCGCAATGGCCGCATCCCGGCAATCTCGCCGAATTCTCATTTTCGAAGCTGTCCCACTTCGAACTCTTCCGCGATCTACCCTTTCAGTCCTACAACGTCGGCGATCCGGATCCCACGATTTGCGACCTGAAAGTCTATCAGGACTATCTCGTATATCTTTTCATCCGCAATAATGTACCGCCGGGATCACGCCTCCTGGAAGTTGGCGGCGGCGACAGCCGTGTTCTGCGATTCCTCTCTCGTGATTACGAATGCTGGAACGCGGACAAATGCGAGGGTCTCGGTAATGGCCCGACGAAATTTATCTCGCCCGACTATCGCATCGTTTACGACTACATGGGCTCGTTCAGTCCCGAGCTGTCGGACGGCTACTTCGATTTCGTGTTTTCCATTTCTGCGCTCGAGCACACTCCGGAAGACCCGACCATCCGGGAGAATATCCTCAAAGACATGAATCGGGTCCTGAAGCCAGGTGGCTACTCGCTCCACTGCTTCGACGCCATTCTCCGCCCCGGCGGGACGTCCTGGATCAACGGTTTGGTCCCGTATCTCTATTCCCAGATTTCAGCCGACACTCTCGAAACAGCAATCAGCACCATCCAAAACGACGCGAATTGCTACGTCATGTCGCAACAAGCCTACGACTCCAATTGGAAACCGATAACGAAAGACGACTATTCGGAATTCGGACGGCCATTTTCGATAAATGTCGGCTGGCCGCAACGCAGCTCAGCGCGTTAA
- a CDS encoding glycosyltransferase family 2 protein gives MSEFSTPILFIIFNRPAPTRQVFASIRAQQPRQLFVAADGARDDKAGEADLVKATRAIIADIDWPCEVKYLFRDHNAGCGRAVSEAISWFFSHVEEGIILEDDCLPHPDFFSYCETLLQRYRFEPRVATIAGTHFLPPEFACTQSHYVSKYFQMWGWATWRRTWTTYSHSLDELDEAGWWSVLERTHANPVQAAYWREVYRALKAGVFDTWDFQVFFHSWRAGACHVMPGRNLISNLGYGPEATHTNFESPMANLPVAPLRIPPHETIPLEPNPVVDDIIFFLRFLESLHQTWWVEQVLSPEGKLGHARAELLRKDRRLHELEREVADKRRQLLAATRALAQASANESRAVSST, from the coding sequence ATGTCGGAGTTCAGCACGCCAATCCTTTTCATCATCTTCAACCGCCCGGCACCTACGCGGCAGGTCTTTGCCTCCATTCGTGCCCAGCAGCCGCGGCAACTATTTGTCGCCGCTGATGGCGCCCGCGACGACAAAGCAGGCGAAGCTGACTTGGTCAAAGCCACGCGCGCAATCATCGCCGACATAGACTGGCCGTGCGAAGTGAAGTACCTGTTTCGCGATCACAATGCGGGCTGCGGGCGAGCGGTCAGCGAGGCCATCTCCTGGTTTTTCAGCCACGTCGAGGAAGGCATCATCTTGGAGGACGACTGTCTTCCGCACCCGGACTTTTTCTCTTACTGCGAAACACTTCTTCAACGTTATCGTTTTGAACCCCGCGTGGCGACGATCGCGGGCACTCATTTTCTCCCTCCCGAATTTGCCTGCACGCAAAGCCACTACGTTTCCAAATATTTCCAGATGTGGGGCTGGGCCACATGGCGCCGCACCTGGACCACGTATTCGCACTCCCTGGACGAACTTGACGAAGCGGGTTGGTGGTCGGTCTTGGAGCGCACTCACGCGAACCCAGTGCAGGCGGCCTATTGGCGCGAAGTCTACCGTGCGCTCAAAGCCGGAGTCTTCGACACGTGGGATTTCCAAGTCTTTTTTCATTCTTGGAGAGCCGGCGCCTGTCACGTCATGCCGGGCCGAAATCTTATCTCCAACCTCGGCTACGGGCCGGAGGCCACGCATACGAATTTCGAGAGCCCGATGGCTAATCTCCCCGTCGCACCTCTCCGGATCCCGCCGCACGAAACGATTCCCCTCGAACCGAATCCGGTCGTCGACGACATCATCTTCTTTCTCCGTTTTCTGGAGTCGTTGCACCAAACGTGGTGGGTCGAGCAGGTTCTCTCGCCCGAGGGCAAACTCGGCCACGCTCGCGCCGAACTCCTGCGCAAGGATCGCCGCCTGCACGAACTCGAACGCGAGGTCGCCGACAAGCGCCGCCAACTCCTCGCTGCCACGCGCGCCCTCGCCCAAGCCAGCGCCAATGAGAGCCGCGCCGTTTCTTCGACATGA